In the genome of Polaribacter sp. MED152, one region contains:
- a CDS encoding DJ-1/PfpI family protein, whose protein sequence is MKFFSLLFAAILFINCNHKEITTSEIKSQLPELVEGRYNVAFLIMDGTFNTEFTAPFDIFQHTKYRKNIKAMNVFTVANTKQPITTFEGVRILPDYNYLIDSLPKIDILVVPSAEHHLDTDLEDKPMIDFVKKVAKDALYVTSHCDGAFVLAKAGLLENTVSTTFPSDIDKMRAMFPNLDIRKKVLFVHDKKYITSAGGAKSFEAALYLSEVLYGKEIAKSLAKGLVIDWNVDDVSHLVVEPNTTDK, encoded by the coding sequence ATGAAATTTTTTAGCTTGCTTTTTGCTGCCATTCTATTTATAAATTGTAATCATAAAGAAATTACTACATCAGAAATTAAAAGTCAACTGCCTGAATTAGTAGAAGGCAGATATAATGTTGCTTTTCTAATTATGGATGGTACGTTTAATACCGAATTTACTGCTCCTTTTGATATTTTTCAACACACAAAGTACAGGAAAAACATTAAAGCTATGAATGTTTTTACAGTAGCTAATACTAAACAACCAATTACAACTTTTGAAGGTGTACGTATTTTACCAGATTATAATTACCTAATAGATTCATTGCCTAAAATAGATATTTTGGTAGTGCCTTCTGCAGAACATCATCTAGATACAGATTTGGAAGATAAACCCATGATTGACTTTGTAAAAAAAGTAGCAAAAGATGCGCTCTACGTAACTTCACATTGTGATGGTGCATTTGTTTTGGCTAAGGCAGGTTTATTAGAAAATACTGTTTCCACCACTTTTCCTTCAGATATTGATAAGATGAGAGCTATGTTTCCTAATTTAGATATTAGAAAAAAGGTGTTATTTGTGCACGATAAGAAATACATCACCTCTGCTGGAGGTGCAAAATCTTTTGAAGCTGCTTTGTATTTATCGGAAGTACTTTATGGTAAAGAAATAGCAAAATCTTTAGCCAAAGGTTTGGTAATTGATTGGAATGTAGATGATGTTTCTCATTTAGTGGTTGAACCAAATACTACTGATAAATAA
- a CDS encoding CocE/NonD family hydrolase, whose amino-acid sequence MKAKLFLLLIGFLTILSCTNETTEVEKKDTYVIDNYTKQEVDITMRDGVKLHTTIYTPKDVSKEYPILMQRTPYSSAPYGEDKMKSKIGPNVHLMKQGNIIVYQDVRGRWMSEGVYDNMRAYIPNKKENQSDEVSDTYDTIDWLVKNVENNNGKVGTWGISYPGHYATISTIDAHPALKAASPQACIGDFFFDDFHHNGAFLLSYFRAISLFGTYKDTPTDSAWYSFPKMNTQDQYQFFLDKGPLKNLNEYFQYDKLDVNATASKDKIDDFFWKEIVEHPNYDSVWQSKGIIQHMDKVPSSVATMIVGGWFDAEDLYGPLETYKGIEKNGNNNYNTMVFGPWDHGKWARNTVRNTVGNYYFGDSISLKFQSEIETKFFNHFLKGPGNGNTGLPEAYVFDSGKKEWKSFDSWPPKNVVKQDWFLSENQELTTNKKSAKAVDFISDIKRPVPYSEDIKTVFTPRKYMTDDQRFAARRPDVLVFETDVLTEDYTLAGDILAKLKVATTGTAADWIVKVIDVHPSDIEEDNETLQDHLKMSNYHLMVRSEVLRGRFRNSFENPEPFTPNKKTNVDIKLQDVFHTFKKGHKLQIQVQSTWFPLIDLNPQTYVDNIYKADEADFKTQTHTVFTDSSIEFSVLK is encoded by the coding sequence ATGAAAGCGAAGTTATTTTTATTATTAATAGGATTTTTAACGATACTATCATGCACAAACGAAACAACTGAAGTTGAAAAAAAAGATACTTATGTAATTGATAATTACACAAAACAAGAAGTAGATATTACCATGAGAGATGGTGTAAAATTGCATACCACAATTTATACGCCTAAAGATGTTTCTAAAGAATATCCCATTTTAATGCAGAGAACTCCTTATAGTTCTGCTCCATATGGAGAGGATAAAATGAAATCTAAAATTGGGCCAAATGTACATCTAATGAAACAAGGTAATATCATAGTATATCAAGATGTTAGAGGAAGATGGATGAGTGAAGGTGTGTATGATAATATGCGTGCTTATATACCTAATAAAAAAGAAAATCAGTCAGATGAGGTTTCAGATACCTATGATACTATAGATTGGTTAGTTAAAAATGTAGAGAATAATAATGGCAAAGTAGGTACTTGGGGTATTTCGTATCCTGGGCATTATGCAACAATTTCTACAATAGATGCACACCCTGCTTTAAAAGCAGCTTCTCCACAAGCTTGTATAGGTGATTTTTTCTTTGATGATTTTCATCATAATGGAGCTTTTTTATTAAGCTATTTTAGAGCTATTTCTCTTTTTGGTACATATAAAGATACGCCAACAGATTCTGCTTGGTATTCGTTTCCAAAAATGAATACTCAAGACCAGTATCAATTTTTCTTAGACAAAGGGCCATTAAAAAACTTAAACGAATATTTTCAATATGATAAATTAGATGTAAACGCAACAGCATCAAAAGATAAAATAGATGATTTTTTCTGGAAAGAAATTGTAGAACACCCTAATTACGATTCTGTTTGGCAAAGTAAAGGTATCATTCAACATATGGATAAAGTTCCAAGCTCAGTAGCAACAATGATTGTTGGTGGTTGGTTTGATGCAGAAGATTTATACGGACCATTAGAAACTTATAAAGGAATAGAAAAAAATGGAAATAACAATTACAATACTATGGTTTTTGGACCTTGGGATCATGGTAAATGGGCTAGAAATACGGTTAGAAATACGGTAGGTAATTACTATTTTGGAGATTCTATTTCGCTAAAATTCCAATCAGAAATAGAAACTAAATTCTTTAATCATTTCTTAAAAGGACCTGGAAATGGAAATACGGGGTTACCTGAGGCTTATGTTTTTGATTCGGGTAAAAAAGAATGGAAATCTTTTGACAGTTGGCCACCTAAAAATGTGGTAAAACAAGATTGGTTTTTATCAGAAAATCAAGAGTTAACTACCAATAAAAAATCAGCAAAAGCTGTAGATTTTATTAGTGACATTAAACGTCCTGTGCCTTATTCAGAAGATATTAAAACAGTTTTTACGCCAAGAAAATACATGACAGATGACCAACGTTTTGCAGCTAGAAGACCAGACGTTTTGGTTTTTGAAACCGATGTTTTAACTGAAGATTATACACTTGCAGGTGATATTTTGGCAAAATTAAAAGTAGCAACTACAGGAACTGCAGCAGATTGGATTGTTAAGGTAATTGATGTACATCCTTCAGATATTGAAGAAGATAATGAGACTTTACAAGATCACCTTAAAATGAGTAATTACCATTTAATGGTAAGAAGCGAAGTTTTAAGGGGTAGATTTAGAAATAGTTTCGAAAACCCAGAACCTTTTACACCAAACAAAAAAACCAATGTCGATATCAAATTGCAAGATGTTTTTCACACATTTAAAAAAGGACATAAACTTCAAATTCAGGTGCAAAGTACTTGGTTTCCACTAATAGATTTAAATCCGCAAACGTATGTAGATAATATTTATAAAGCTGATGAAGCTGATTTTAAAACCCAAACACATACTGTATTTACAGATTCAAGTATTGAATTTTCGGTTTTAAAATAG
- a CDS encoding DUF4174 domain-containing protein, translated as MKSTVVIVFLFIMFQGFSQDFKKHQWKNRVLIVSTIDDTSSDFLKQIDLLKNLNQELKERKLIIYQIVNDKYKVGFSSNFNSSNSISKKYVNTKKGLQIILIGLDGGVKLKQNYVLTAEKLFAIIDGMPMRKRELRKNK; from the coding sequence ATGAAATCAACTGTTGTTATCGTATTTTTATTTATAATGTTTCAAGGCTTTTCTCAAGATTTTAAAAAGCATCAATGGAAAAATAGAGTGCTTATTGTTTCTACGATAGATGATACATCTTCCGATTTTTTAAAACAAATAGATCTATTAAAAAACTTAAATCAAGAATTAAAAGAGAGGAAACTTATCATTTATCAAATAGTTAATGATAAATATAAAGTAGGCTTTTCATCTAATTTTAATAGCTCAAACTCCATCTCCAAAAAATACGTAAATACTAAAAAGGGCCTACAAATTATTTTAATTGGTTTAGATGGTGGAGTTAAATTAAAGCAGAATTATGTTTTAACAGCGGAAAAATTGTTTGCAATCATAGATGGTATGCCCATGAGAAAACGTGAACTTAGAAAAAACAAGTAA
- a CDS encoding VOC family protein, whose protein sequence is MAKKLIYGIQQIGIGVKNAEIAFKWYAQTLGADALIFDDSNEATYMAKYMGGKSRSKRALLALNMQGGGGYEIWQYKKREPKAPENSFQIGDLGINFPVVKSIDIAKTFAVLKAKNVTILSDIVTEPDSIKAFYIKDPFENILKVKENNQFYSNKNTSLAGVWAAVIGVSNIDESLQLYSTVLGYDQVIYDETAVFKDLKALKNGGKKFRRILLGHSENRTGGFAKLFGATQIELIQALDNKPNKIFDNRFWGDLGYIHLCFDVKNINQLAKECKAIGLPFQVMSEASFDMGDANGHWGYIEDSDGTLIEFIETNKVPLIKKLGLNINLKNRDPEKPLPNWMIKAMNFKRVKKFK, encoded by the coding sequence ATGGCTAAAAAATTAATTTATGGAATTCAGCAAATAGGTATTGGTGTAAAAAATGCTGAAATTGCTTTTAAATGGTATGCACAAACTTTGGGTGCAGATGCACTAATTTTTGATGACAGTAATGAAGCTACATATATGGCCAAATATATGGGTGGCAAATCTAGAAGTAAAAGAGCACTTTTGGCTCTTAATATGCAAGGTGGAGGAGGTTATGAAATTTGGCAATATAAAAAGAGAGAACCCAAAGCACCAGAAAATTCATTTCAAATAGGTGATTTGGGTATAAATTTTCCTGTTGTAAAATCTATAGATATTGCTAAAACATTTGCTGTTCTAAAAGCTAAAAACGTTACAATTTTATCGGACATTGTAACAGAACCAGATTCAATTAAAGCCTTTTACATTAAAGATCCTTTTGAGAATATTTTAAAAGTAAAAGAAAATAACCAATTTTACAGTAATAAAAATACTTCTTTAGCAGGTGTTTGGGCTGCTGTAATCGGAGTTTCTAATATTGATGAATCTTTACAATTGTATTCAACAGTTTTAGGATATGATCAAGTGATTTATGATGAAACAGCTGTTTTTAAAGATTTAAAAGCATTAAAGAATGGTGGCAAAAAATTTAGAAGAATATTACTAGGTCATTCAGAAAATAGAACAGGAGGTTTTGCAAAACTGTTTGGAGCAACACAAATTGAATTAATTCAAGCTTTAGATAATAAGCCTAATAAAATTTTTGATAATCGCTTTTGGGGAGATTTAGGCTACATCCATCTATGTTTTGATGTTAAAAACATTAACCAATTGGCTAAAGAATGTAAGGCAATAGGTTTGCCATTTCAAGTAATGAGTGAAGCGTCTTTTGACATGGGAGATGCCAATGGACATTGGGGTTACATAGAAGATTCAGATGGCACTTTAATAGAGTTTATAGAAACCAATAAAGTACCTTTAATTAAAAAGTTGGGCTTAAATATCAACCTAAAAAATAGAGACCCAGAAAAACCCTTGCCAAATTGGATGATTAAAGCCATGAATTTTAAAAGAGTGAAAAAGTTTAAATAA
- a CDS encoding NAD(P)/FAD-dependent oxidoreductase yields the protein MDFDIIIIGAGLSGIGAACHLERKNPNKTYKILEAREEIGGTWSLFKYPGIRSDSDMYTFGYSFKTWDDDKSFADAPSILKYLNEAAEEYKVKKHISFNQKVIHYNFDTANSLWTITAINLTTKEETKFTSQYIFNASGYYNYDTGYTPIYEGLENFRGQFLHPQKWDANLDYRNKKVVVIGSGATAVTIVPKIADKVEKVTMLQRSPTYIAALPNKDKIARFIKRILPSKVAHTTVRAKNILADMLFYNLCRKFPKTMKKVVLKGIKKELGDFPLEPHFSPDYKPWDQRFCLVPDGDFFKAIKKGKATVETDSIASFIENGILLKSGKILEADIIISATGLKLLPFGGAKISLNNNPFDITKQFIYKGLMLSELPNFFVFAGYTNASWTLKSDLTSEYISRMLKYLDKNNYTSVHAKVIEENLGELPLINLDSGYIHRAKDILPKQGDQFPWRLYQNYILDYKVLRLNAIKDNRLFFN from the coding sequence ATGGATTTTGATATTATAATTATTGGTGCAGGTTTATCTGGTATAGGTGCTGCATGTCACTTAGAAAGAAAAAATCCGAACAAAACATATAAAATTCTAGAAGCAAGAGAAGAAATTGGAGGTACTTGGAGTTTATTTAAATATCCAGGTATTCGTTCTGATTCTGACATGTATACTTTTGGTTATTCTTTTAAAACTTGGGATGATGATAAATCATTTGCAGATGCACCTTCCATTTTAAAGTATTTGAATGAGGCAGCAGAAGAGTATAAGGTGAAAAAACATATCTCATTCAATCAAAAAGTAATTCATTATAATTTTGATACTGCAAATAGTTTATGGACGATAACTGCCATAAATCTAACTACCAAAGAGGAAACCAAATTTACGTCTCAATACATATTTAATGCCAGTGGTTATTATAATTATGATACTGGTTATACACCTATTTATGAAGGTTTAGAGAATTTTAGAGGTCAATTTTTACATCCTCAAAAATGGGATGCTAACTTAGATTATAGAAACAAAAAAGTGGTGGTTATTGGTAGTGGAGCAACTGCTGTAACAATAGTACCAAAAATTGCAGATAAAGTAGAGAAGGTAACCATGTTGCAAAGATCTCCAACATACATTGCAGCTTTACCCAATAAAGATAAAATTGCCAGGTTTATAAAACGAATTTTGCCAAGTAAGGTAGCACATACAACTGTAAGAGCTAAAAATATTTTAGCAGATATGCTATTCTATAATTTGTGCAGAAAATTTCCAAAAACTATGAAAAAGGTGGTGTTAAAGGGAATTAAAAAAGAGTTAGGTGATTTTCCTTTAGAGCCCCATTTTTCTCCAGATTACAAACCTTGGGATCAGCGTTTTTGCCTAGTTCCTGATGGTGATTTTTTTAAAGCAATTAAAAAGGGTAAAGCCACTGTTGAAACAGATAGTATAGCATCTTTTATAGAAAATGGAATTTTATTGAAATCAGGAAAAATATTAGAAGCAGATATTATTATTAGTGCAACAGGGTTAAAATTATTACCTTTTGGAGGCGCAAAAATATCGCTCAATAACAATCCTTTCGATATTACAAAACAGTTTATTTACAAAGGATTAATGTTAAGTGAATTGCCTAACTTCTTTGTGTTTGCAGGTTATACAAACGCTTCTTGGACGTTAAAAAGCGATTTGACAAGTGAGTATATCTCTAGAATGTTAAAATATTTAGATAAGAATAATTATACTTCAGTGCATGCTAAGGTAATAGAAGAAAATTTGGGTGAACTACCTTTAATCAATTTAGATTCTGGCTATATTCATAGAGCCAAAGACATACTTCCTAAACAAGGAGATCAATTTCCTTGGAGATTGTATCAAAATTATATTTTAGATTACAAAGTTTTACGTTTAAATGCCATAAAAGACAATAGGTTATTCTTCAATTAA
- a CDS encoding DUF5522 domain-containing protein, with protein sequence MFKQRIPLEEDDFYLNEKGYKVFTEKFHLKRGYCCKSGCKHCPYGYNKKTDSFK encoded by the coding sequence ATGTTTAAACAAAGAATACCCTTAGAAGAAGATGATTTTTATTTAAATGAAAAAGGTTATAAAGTGTTTACCGAAAAATTTCATTTAAAAAGAGGCTATTGCTGCAAAAGTGGTTGCAAACATTGTCCTTATGGTTATAATAAAAAAACAGATAGTTTTAAATAA
- a CDS encoding DUF4197 domain-containing protein: MKKFLVVVIVAFLFSGCAELQQVVNNLPNNVGLSQDQIGNGLRQALDNGIEHQVAKLTSKDGFYRNELVKILLPEELQAVDKGLRKIGLGNLADEGIKVLNRAAEDAVKTATPIFVNAVKEITFNDAKNILLGDKNAATNYLQLKTSQSLYNSFSPVIDNSFSKVGADKVWSNLITKYNSIPFVKKVNPDLTGYVTNEALKGVFTMIEIEEKGIREKVGLRNTALLRQVFALQDNR; this comes from the coding sequence ATGAAAAAATTTTTAGTGGTAGTAATAGTCGCATTTCTATTTTCTGGATGTGCAGAATTGCAGCAAGTAGTTAACAATTTACCAAACAATGTTGGTTTAAGTCAAGACCAAATAGGTAATGGTTTAAGACAAGCATTAGATAATGGTATAGAACATCAAGTTGCAAAACTTACTTCTAAAGATGGCTTTTATAGAAATGAATTAGTAAAAATTTTATTACCAGAAGAATTACAAGCTGTAGACAAAGGTTTGCGTAAAATTGGCTTAGGCAATTTGGCAGATGAAGGTATTAAAGTTTTAAATAGAGCAGCAGAAGATGCAGTGAAAACAGCAACTCCAATATTTGTAAATGCTGTAAAAGAAATTACCTTTAATGATGCAAAAAATATACTTTTAGGCGATAAAAATGCTGCAACGAACTATTTACAGTTAAAAACAAGTCAAAGTTTATACAATAGTTTCAGTCCAGTTATCGATAATTCTTTTTCTAAAGTTGGTGCAGATAAAGTTTGGAGTAATTTAATAACCAAATACAATTCTATTCCGTTTGTTAAAAAAGTAAATCCAGATTTAACTGGCTATGTTACTAATGAGGCATTAAAAGGAGTTTTTACGATGATTGAAATAGAAGAGAAAGGAATCAGAGAAAAAGTTGGGTTAAGAAATACAGCTCTTTTAAGACAAGTATTTGCTTTACAGGATAATAGGTAA
- a CDS encoding family 16 glycosylhydrolase, producing the protein MKNLLLAILILFGFNANAQQTVEDDFEGNGTISTWFGDDANINAQFNNPYKETINTSNTVLQYEDVGGQYANIRFELDEKFDLSEDYTFSFKIYVPAVTITGSQDNQVSLKLQNGDLNEPWSTQTEIVKDVTLNQWQTVTFNFKDDNYINLNAGSAAPITRTDFNRVVIQVNGENNTDRVTAYIDDFLYDGTIAGSSDDEPVFDNLVWSDEFDGQTGFVTDLDNSKWFKQIYPIIGGNSWANGEIQHYTDRLDNSYVSNGTLKILAKKETYSYNGTSKNYTSARLNSKYAFTYGKVEIRAKMPTGVGTFPALWMLGQNITETGGYWAATKGTTPWPDCGEIDIIEHWGDNQDFVQSALHNRSSFGSTVNKGGRTISNASSEFHVYTLEWTATKMTFSVDGIVHYVYNPENKNAENWPYDAPQYLLLNVAILPNITAGFSESAMEVDYVRVYQESASLSTEDNTIKNQALNVYPNPSNSRVTVNLGNVEGESELVLYSITGKKVHSFSQDIPSETHDISFLKRGVYFLQVASSKNSKVVKLIKN; encoded by the coding sequence ATGAAAAATTTATTACTTGCTATTCTCATTTTATTTGGTTTTAATGCTAATGCTCAGCAAACTGTAGAAGATGATTTTGAAGGAAATGGAACAATTTCTACTTGGTTTGGAGATGATGCAAACATAAATGCACAATTCAATAATCCTTATAAAGAAACTATAAATACGTCAAATACTGTTTTACAGTATGAAGATGTAGGTGGGCAGTATGCCAATATTAGATTCGAATTAGATGAAAAGTTTGATTTGTCAGAAGATTATACTTTTTCGTTTAAGATTTATGTACCTGCAGTAACTATAACAGGTTCACAGGATAATCAAGTTTCACTTAAACTTCAAAATGGCGATTTAAATGAGCCTTGGAGTACTCAAACTGAAATTGTAAAAGATGTTACTTTAAATCAGTGGCAAACAGTTACGTTTAATTTTAAAGACGACAACTATATCAATTTAAATGCAGGTTCTGCTGCTCCAATCACTAGAACTGATTTTAACAGAGTTGTTATTCAAGTAAATGGAGAAAATAATACTGATAGAGTTACAGCTTATATAGATGACTTTTTATACGATGGTACAATTGCTGGAAGCTCAGATGATGAACCAGTTTTTGATAATTTAGTTTGGTCAGATGAATTTGATGGCCAAACAGGTTTCGTAACTGATTTAGATAATTCAAAATGGTTCAAACAAATTTATCCAATAATTGGTGGTAATTCTTGGGCTAATGGAGAAATTCAGCATTATACGGACAGATTAGATAATTCTTACGTAAGTAATGGTACTTTAAAGATTCTAGCTAAAAAAGAAACATATTCTTACAATGGTACTTCAAAAAACTATACATCTGCTAGATTAAACTCAAAATATGCTTTTACTTATGGAAAAGTGGAAATTAGAGCAAAAATGCCAACAGGTGTAGGTACTTTTCCTGCATTATGGATGCTAGGTCAAAACATTACAGAAACTGGTGGTTACTGGGCAGCAACAAAAGGTACAACTCCTTGGCCAGATTGTGGAGAGATAGATATTATAGAACATTGGGGAGATAATCAAGATTTTGTGCAAAGTGCTTTACATAACAGATCTAGTTTTGGAAGTACAGTTAATAAAGGAGGTAGAACTATTAGTAATGCATCTTCTGAATTTCACGTTTATACTTTAGAGTGGACGGCTACAAAAATGACATTTAGTGTAGATGGCATAGTACATTATGTTTACAATCCTGAAAATAAAAATGCAGAGAATTGGCCTTATGATGCACCACAATATCTTTTATTAAACGTAGCTATTTTACCAAATATCACAGCAGGTTTTTCAGAAAGTGCTATGGAAGTAGATTATGTAAGGGTTTATCAAGAATCAGCAAGTCTAAGTACAGAAGATAATACTATTAAAAACCAGGCCTTGAATGTATATCCTAATCCTTCAAACAGTAGAGTTACAGTTAACTTGGGAAACGTAGAAGGAGAAAGTGAATTAGTCTTGTATAGCATTACAGGTAAAAAAGTTCATAGCTTCTCTCAGGATATTCCATCTGAAACCCATGATATCTCATTTTTAAAAAGAGGTGTATATTTTTTACAAGTGGCCTCTTCTAAAAACTCGAAAGTAGTTAAGCTGATTAAAAACTAA
- a CDS encoding ABC transporter substrate-binding protein, with the protein MQFKDQMNTIFELQKTPSRIVCLVPSLTELLVDLDLETSIVGVTKFCVHPTHLRKSKTIVGGTKNVHFDKIRELKPDIILCNKEENTKDIVKKCQEIAVVHVSDIATLQDTLDLILQYGTIFSCTEKATILVKNIRTEFRKFELFIANKETLNVAYFIWKNPWMAAGNGTFINHMLTINKFKNIFINKERYPEVDIDQLKKKVELILLSSEPYPFKEKDFTSFTNKHKELQIQLVDGEYFSWYGSRLLKAFDYFKNFRKSLD; encoded by the coding sequence ATGCAGTTCAAAGATCAAATGAATACCATTTTTGAATTGCAAAAAACACCTTCTAGAATTGTTTGTTTAGTACCAAGTTTAACTGAACTTTTAGTAGATTTAGATTTAGAGACTTCAATTGTAGGGGTCACCAAATTTTGTGTACATCCTACTCACTTAAGAAAATCAAAAACTATTGTTGGTGGAACCAAAAATGTTCATTTTGATAAAATTCGAGAATTAAAGCCAGACATCATACTTTGTAATAAGGAAGAGAACACCAAAGATATTGTAAAAAAATGCCAAGAAATTGCTGTTGTTCATGTATCAGACATTGCTACACTACAAGACACTCTAGATTTAATATTACAATATGGAACTATATTTTCTTGCACAGAAAAAGCGACAATTTTAGTCAAAAATATACGCACTGAATTTAGAAAGTTCGAATTATTTATTGCAAATAAAGAAACTTTAAATGTGGCTTATTTCATTTGGAAAAATCCATGGATGGCAGCTGGAAATGGAACCTTTATAAACCACATGCTCACTATCAATAAGTTTAAAAACATCTTTATAAATAAAGAGAGATATCCTGAGGTTGATATTGATCAATTAAAAAAAAAGGTGGAGTTGATTTTACTTTCTTCTGAACCTTATCCTTTTAAGGAGAAAGATTTTACATCCTTTACAAACAAGCATAAAGAATTACAAATACAGTTGGTAGATGGTGAGTATTTTTCTTGGTATGGTTCTAGACTTCTAAAAGCTTTCGATTATTTTAAAAACTTTAGAAAGTCTTTAGATTAA
- the pyrF gene encoding orotidine-5'-phosphate decarboxylase produces MTTAELISQINQKKSFLCIGLDPDLDKLPTHLLASENPIFEFNKAIIDATHHLCVAYKPNIAFYEVYGLKGWQCLEKTINYLNENYPEIYTIADAKRGDIGNTSNMYARAFLEDLGFDSVTVAPYMGKDSVEPFLAIKDKHTIMLALTSNEGAFDFQTKKVDNKELYKLVLETSKTWENSHNLMYVVGATKAEYFAEIRKIVPEAFLLVPGVGAQGGNLQDVCKYGLTENIGLLVNSSRGIIYASKNEDFANAAALKAKELQTEMEVILK; encoded by the coding sequence ATGACAACAGCCGAACTTATATCACAAATAAATCAAAAAAAATCATTTTTATGTATTGGTTTAGATCCTGATTTAGACAAACTACCAACACATTTATTAGCATCAGAAAATCCTATTTTCGAGTTTAACAAAGCCATTATTGATGCAACTCATCATTTATGTGTTGCCTACAAACCTAATATTGCTTTTTATGAAGTTTATGGTTTAAAAGGTTGGCAATGTTTAGAGAAAACAATCAATTATCTGAATGAAAATTACCCTGAAATCTATACTATAGCTGATGCAAAAAGAGGTGATATTGGTAATACTTCTAACATGTATGCAAGAGCTTTCTTAGAAGATTTAGGTTTTGATTCTGTAACTGTAGCCCCATATATGGGTAAAGATTCTGTAGAGCCTTTTTTAGCCATAAAAGATAAGCACACTATTATGCTTGCATTAACGTCTAATGAAGGTGCGTTTGATTTTCAAACCAAAAAAGTAGATAATAAAGAGCTTTACAAATTGGTTTTAGAAACTTCTAAAACCTGGGAAAACTCTCATAATTTGATGTATGTTGTTGGTGCTACAAAAGCTGAGTATTTTGCTGAAATTCGTAAAATTGTACCTGAAGCTTTTTTATTAGTACCTGGAGTTGGTGCTCAAGGAGGAAATTTGCAAGATGTCTGTAAATACGGTTTAACTGAAAATATTGGGTTATTGGTAAACTCTTCTAGAGGTATAATATACGCTTCTAAAAATGAAGATTTTGCAAATGCTGCTGCATTAAAAGCAAAGGAATTACAAACAGAAATGGAAGTTATTTTAAAATAG
- a CDS encoding TlpA disulfide reductase family protein has product MKRLILLLFIVLVSCNKEQPTTFSEPANLEMLVGVDGTKITFREVLYKHKGKKILIDFWASWCKDCIVGFPKLNQLQKEFPDVEYVFLSTDFSQPSWKKGIKKYKIKGEHYNLPKGMNDGDLVEFINLSWIPTYMVIDEEGEIALFKATNITDKAIREALEDN; this is encoded by the coding sequence ATGAAAAGATTAATCTTATTACTTTTTATAGTTTTAGTGAGCTGTAATAAAGAACAACCAACTACATTTTCTGAGCCTGCAAATTTAGAAATGCTGGTTGGTGTAGATGGCACTAAAATTACCTTTAGAGAGGTGCTTTACAAACATAAAGGCAAAAAAATATTGATTGATTTTTGGGCCTCTTGGTGCAAAGATTGTATTGTAGGTTTTCCAAAATTAAATCAACTGCAAAAAGAATTTCCAGATGTAGAATATGTGTTTTTATCAACAGACTTTAGTCAGCCTTCTTGGAAAAAAGGAATAAAAAAATATAAAATTAAAGGTGAGCACTATAATTTGCCAAAAGGCATGAATGATGGCGATCTTGTAGAGTTTATAAACCTTTCTTGGATACCAACTTATATGGTTATTGATGAAGAAGGAGAAATTGCCTTATTTAAAGCTACGAATATTACAGATAAAGCTATCAGAGAGGCTCTTGAAGATAATTAA